One window from the genome of Paramormyrops kingsleyae isolate MSU_618 chromosome 3, PKINGS_0.4, whole genome shotgun sequence encodes:
- the vrk2 gene encoding serine/threonine-protein kinase VRK2 isoform X2 has translation MYQGIRKWKRERRLNFLGIPNYWGSGLSEYQGTRYRFMVVDRLGADLQKACQQNGSKLKRQTVLQLGCRMLHVLEYIHEHEYVHGDIKAANLLLDYDDPNKVYLADYGLSYRYCPQGVHKEYKEDPKKRHNGTTEYTSIDAHNGVAPSRRSDLENLGYCLLHWLCGTLPWDSMLKNPVHVQEAKARLMANLPDSVLELPGSGMEEVAVFLKCVNSLAYKEKPDYQMLLDILSGGEARVEGLLDFSRPGVQAVPPQRPPPARRAGAARSKIAPSDGKATAASPAAQPSSPVLARGRTAKAAPRPRTPEMEPRPRPLRGQAYATPTEQKPKVALARPPRKRVQQPEADAQSLRWAEEPEDLEEHGEPVLQQPAGDRGPSWALKLYSALITLLFLVLLALLAL, from the exons ATGTACCAAGGAA TACGAAAGTGGAAGAGGGAGCGAAGATTAAACTTTCTTGGGATTCCAAACTACTGGGGCTCTGGACTGTCTGAATATCAAGGGACACG CTACAGGTTCATGGTGGTGGACCGCTTAGGAGCTGACCTGCAGAAGGCGTGTCAACAGAATGGCAGCAAGCTGAAGAGGCAGACGGTCCTGCAGCTGGGCTGTCGCATG TTGCACGTGTTGGAGTACATTCATGAACATGAATATGTCCATGGTGACATCAAGGCTGCCAACCTGTTGCTTGACTACGACGACCCCAACAAG GTATACCTGGCTGACTATGGGCTCTCATATAGGTATTGTCCTCAGGGTGTTCACAAGGAGTATAAAGAAGATCCTAAGAAGAGACACAATGGCACGACTGAATACACAAGTATAGATGCTCACAATGGAGTAG CTCCCTCAAGGCGCAGTGACCTGGAAAATCTGGGATACTGCCTGCTCCACTGGCTGTGCGGGACACTGCCCTGGGACTCGATGCTGAAGAACCCAGTACACGTCCAGGAGGCCAAAGCCAG GCTGATGGCCAACCTCCCCGATTCAGTGCTGGAGCTACCTGGCAGTGGTATGG AGGAGGTGGCAGTGTTCTTGAAGTGTGTGAATTCCCTGGCATACAAAGAAAAGCCGGACTACCAGATGCTCCTAGACATCCTGTCAGGTGGAGAAGCCCGAGTGGAGGGCCTGCTGGACTTCTCTAGACCAGGAGTACAGGCGGTG CCCCCCCAGAGACCTCCGCCAGCCAGACGTGCAGGAGCTGCCAGATCCAAAATCGCGCCTTCTGATGGGAAAGCAACAGCTGCAAGCCCCGCAGCCCAGCCATCTTCCCCGGTGCTGGCACGTGGCAGGACAGCTAAGGCAGCACCGCGGCCAAGGACCCCTGAAATGGAGCCCAGGCCCCGTCCTTTGAGAGGACAGGCCTATGCCACACCTACTGAACAG AAACCTAAGGTGGCACTGGCCAGACCTCCTCGTAAACGGGTACAGCAACCAGAAGCAGACGCCCAGAGTCTCAGGTGGGCAGAAGAACCTGAAGATTTGGAGGAGCATGGGGAGCCGGTCCTACAGCAGCCCGCAGGAGACCGGGGCCCGAGCTGGGCGCTGAAACTCTACAGTGCCCTCATTACGCTCCTCTTCCTTGTCCTCCTTGCTCTGCTTGCCCTTTGA
- the vrk2 gene encoding serine/threonine-protein kinase VRK2 isoform X1 has protein sequence MPPRRKALPTPLPDGWILTDTEKKEWRLGQIIGKGGFGLIYLASPQQDAPVREDANFVIKVEFHENGPLFTELKFYQRAAKQESLRKWKRERRLNFLGIPNYWGSGLSEYQGTRYRFMVVDRLGADLQKACQQNGSKLKRQTVLQLGCRMLHVLEYIHEHEYVHGDIKAANLLLDYDDPNKVYLADYGLSYRYCPQGVHKEYKEDPKKRHNGTTEYTSIDAHNGVAPSRRSDLENLGYCLLHWLCGTLPWDSMLKNPVHVQEAKARLMANLPDSVLELPGSGMEEVAVFLKCVNSLAYKEKPDYQMLLDILSGGEARVEGLLDFSRPGVQAVPPQRPPPARRAGAARSKIAPSDGKATAASPAAQPSSPVLARGRTAKAAPRPRTPEMEPRPRPLRGQAYATPTEQKPKVALARPPRKRVQQPEADAQSLRWAEEPEDLEEHGEPVLQQPAGDRGPSWALKLYSALITLLFLVLLALLAL, from the exons ATGCCACCAAGAAGGAAGGCCTTGCCGACACCACTGCCAGATGGCTGGATTTTAACCGACACAGAGAAGAAAGAGTGGAGACTGGGCCAGATAATCGGCAAAGGAGGCTTCGGGCTGATTTATTTAG CCTCACCGCAGCAGGATGCTCCCGTTCGAGAAGACGCCAATTTCGTGATTAAAGTG gAGTTTCATGAAAATGGGCCTTTGTTCACAGAACTGAAATTTTATCAAAGGGCCGCAAAACAAGAAAGCT TACGAAAGTGGAAGAGGGAGCGAAGATTAAACTTTCTTGGGATTCCAAACTACTGGGGCTCTGGACTGTCTGAATATCAAGGGACACG CTACAGGTTCATGGTGGTGGACCGCTTAGGAGCTGACCTGCAGAAGGCGTGTCAACAGAATGGCAGCAAGCTGAAGAGGCAGACGGTCCTGCAGCTGGGCTGTCGCATG TTGCACGTGTTGGAGTACATTCATGAACATGAATATGTCCATGGTGACATCAAGGCTGCCAACCTGTTGCTTGACTACGACGACCCCAACAAG GTATACCTGGCTGACTATGGGCTCTCATATAGGTATTGTCCTCAGGGTGTTCACAAGGAGTATAAAGAAGATCCTAAGAAGAGACACAATGGCACGACTGAATACACAAGTATAGATGCTCACAATGGAGTAG CTCCCTCAAGGCGCAGTGACCTGGAAAATCTGGGATACTGCCTGCTCCACTGGCTGTGCGGGACACTGCCCTGGGACTCGATGCTGAAGAACCCAGTACACGTCCAGGAGGCCAAAGCCAG GCTGATGGCCAACCTCCCCGATTCAGTGCTGGAGCTACCTGGCAGTGGTATGG AGGAGGTGGCAGTGTTCTTGAAGTGTGTGAATTCCCTGGCATACAAAGAAAAGCCGGACTACCAGATGCTCCTAGACATCCTGTCAGGTGGAGAAGCCCGAGTGGAGGGCCTGCTGGACTTCTCTAGACCAGGAGTACAGGCGGTG CCCCCCCAGAGACCTCCGCCAGCCAGACGTGCAGGAGCTGCCAGATCCAAAATCGCGCCTTCTGATGGGAAAGCAACAGCTGCAAGCCCCGCAGCCCAGCCATCTTCCCCGGTGCTGGCACGTGGCAGGACAGCTAAGGCAGCACCGCGGCCAAGGACCCCTGAAATGGAGCCCAGGCCCCGTCCTTTGAGAGGACAGGCCTATGCCACACCTACTGAACAG AAACCTAAGGTGGCACTGGCCAGACCTCCTCGTAAACGGGTACAGCAACCAGAAGCAGACGCCCAGAGTCTCAGGTGGGCAGAAGAACCTGAAGATTTGGAGGAGCATGGGGAGCCGGTCCTACAGCAGCCCGCAGGAGACCGGGGCCCGAGCTGGGCGCTGAAACTCTACAGTGCCCTCATTACGCTCCTCTTCCTTGTCCTCCTTGCTCTGCTTGCCCTTTGA